A stretch of Malus sylvestris chromosome 11, drMalSylv7.2, whole genome shotgun sequence DNA encodes these proteins:
- the LOC126590935 gene encoding UDP-D-apiose/UDP-D-xylose synthase 2, with translation MASSARVDLDGNPIKPITICMIGAGGFIGSHLCEKLMSETPHKVLALDVYNDKIKHLLEPENAHPWSDRIQFHRLNIKQDSRLEGLIKMADLTINLAAICTPADYNTRPLDTIYSNFIDALPVVKYCSENNKRLIHFSTCEVYGKTIGSYLPKDSPLRQDPAYYVLKEDESPCIFGSIEKQRWSYACAKQLIERLIYAEGAENGLEFTIVRPFNWIGPRMDFIPGIDGPSEGVPRVLACFSNNLLRREPLKLVDGGQSQRTFVYIKDAIEAVMLMIENPARANGHIFNVGNPNNEVTVRQLGEMMTEVYVKVSGEPKLETPTIDVSSQEFYGVGYDDSDKRIPDMTIINKQLGWNPKTSLWDLLESTLTYQHRTYAEAVKKAISQSSAS, from the exons ATGGCGTCATCGGCGAGAGTAGATCTAGACGGCAACCCGATAAAGCCCATTACGATATGTATGATCGGAGCCGGAGGGTTCATTGGGTCCCACCTCTGCGAGAAGCTGATGTCGGAGACGCCGCACAAGGTCCTGGCTCTGGACGTCTACAATGACAAGATCAAGCACCTGCTTGAGCCCGAGAACGCGCACCCCTGGTCCGATCGTATCCAGTTCCACCGACTCAACATCAAGCAGGACTCGCGCCTCGAAGGCCTCATCAAAATGGCAGATCTG ACGATTAATCTGGCGGCCATCTGTACTCCGGCAGACTACAACACCCGTCCGCTCGACACCATCTACAGCAACTTCATCGATGCTCTGCCGGTG GTGAAGTACTGCTCCGAAAACAACAAGCGTTTGATTCACTTTTCTACTTGTGAAGTGTATGGGAAAACCATTGGAAGCTATCTTCCTAAAGATAGCCCTCTTCGTCAG GATCCTGCTTATTATGTGCTTAAAGAAGATGAATCCCCTTGCATTTTTGGATCTATTGAGAAGCAGAGATGGTCCTATGCATGCGCAAAGCAATTGATCGAGAGGCTGATTTATG CTGAGGGTGCGGAAAATGGTCTTGAGTTTACCATTGTGAGACCCTTTAACTGGATTGGACCTAGGATGGATTTCATTCCTGGCATTGACGGCCCAAGTGAGGGTGTTCCAAGAGTTCTTGCATGCTTCAGTAAT AATCTTCTTCGCCGTGAGCCTCTCAAGCTTGTAGATGGTGGCCAATCTCAGAGAACTTTTGTCTACATAAAGGATGCTATTGAAGCTGTTATGTTGATGATc GAAAATCCTGCTAGGGCCAATGGTCACATCTTCAATGTTGGCAACCCTAACAATGAAGTTACTGTTAGGCAGCTTGGTGAAATGATGACTGAG GTTTATGTGAAAGTAAGTGGCGAACCAAAACTGGAGACACCCACCATTGATGTTAGCTCTCAAGAATTCTATGGAGTGGGATATGATGATAGTGACAAGAGAATACCTGACATGACTATTATCAACAAGCAGCTTG GTTGGAATCCAAAGACCTCTCTCTGGGACTTGCTTGAATCAACCCTCACCTATCAGCATAGGACATATGCCGAGGCTGTCAAGAAGGCCATATCCCAATCATCTGCAAGCTAA
- the LOC126590936 gene encoding uncharacterized protein LOC126590936: MMHACINNQMHWKETFDWIQLTRNLDTYYTRRANLEEEPPLDPGMDCNMESKQSSESSKKKEGSENESSYSVGAIAAGAAAGIGLLAWGLSALVSSAGSESERKKKTMKAPGKDDIIQREEFERDPKGYFRDLRKN, encoded by the exons ATGATGCATGCGTGCATTAACAACCAAATGCATTGGAAAGAGACTTTTGACTGGATTCAGTTGACAAG GAACCTTGATACTTACTATACACGACGAGCCAACCTTGAAGAAGAACCCCCCCTGGATCCTGGTATG GATTGCAATATGGAATCGAAACAAAGTTCGGAGAGCTcgaagaaaaaggaaggaagTGAGAACGAGTCGTCGTACAGCGTAGGTGCAATTGCTGCTGGTGCTGCTGCTGGAATTGGTCTACTGGCATGGGGTTTATCTGCACTTGTTTCATCAGCTGGTTCGGAGtcggagagaaagaagaaaacaatgaaAGCTCCTGGAAAAGATGATATCATACAGAGGGAAGAGTTCGAACGTGATCCTAAAGGCTATTTCAGAGACTTGCGCAAGAATTAG